One Candidatus Schekmanbacteria bacterium genomic region harbors:
- a CDS encoding peptidase S58 family protein, which produces MRSSNLRGVRIGHYTDLKGVTGCTVFLFDDKAVCSYSLLGNAAGTKELTPLEENHIVEKIDGICISGGSAFGLDASSGVMRYLEERGKGFDAGIVKVPIVPSAIIFDLAIGDFKARPNERDGYTACENAKEEIPERGSVGAGTGATVG; this is translated from the coding sequence ATGAGGAGCAGTAATTTGAGAGGTGTAAGAATTGGCCATTATACTGATCTAAAAGGTGTGACAGGATGTACGGTTTTTCTTTTTGATGATAAAGCGGTTTGTTCCTATTCATTGTTGGGAAATGCAGCAGGGACGAAAGAGCTCACACCACTTGAAGAAAACCACATCGTTGAAAAGATTGATGGAATTTGTATTTCTGGTGGAAGCGCCTTTGGTCTTGATGCTTCTTCCGGTGTGATGAGATACCTTGAAGAAAGAGGCAAAGGATTTGATGCGGGAATTGTAAAGGTACCTATAGTACCTTCAGCGATTATTTTTGACCTTGCCATTGGAGATTTTAAAGCAAGGCCAAATGAAAGAGACGGTTATACTGCATGTGAAAATGCTAAAGAGGAGATTCCTGAAAGAGGGAGTGTTGGTGCAGGCACAGGCGCAACGGTTGG